Part of the Acidobacteriota bacterium genome is shown below.
GGCTTGCGGATTTCGGTGAAGGGGGACATTTCGAGGCCCTGGCAGTGCTGGTCAAGTCAATCAACCACGAAGCCGGTCTTACCGCCACGGGCAGGCTGATACAGAAATTCCGACTCACCGGTGCGCTTGTCAATCGCTTGAGGATCCAGGAACTGCTCAGGACACATCCGGAAATCCATGACATCGAACTTGGCAGGGTCATCCTGGTTACGGGGTTGCAACGTTCCGGAACAACGCTGTTGCACCGCCTGTTGAACTCCAATCCCGACATCCGCGGCCTGTCAGGTGCGGAGTTGTTGGAGCCGGTGCCGGCGGGCAGTATGGAGGGGCGCGGAAAAATTGCCCGCAGGCTTCGCTCGATTCTGGCGCAACGGGCCATTACCTACCTGTCACCGCGGTTCATGGCTGTCCATCCCATCAGCTACAGCGAGCCGGAAGAGGATGTCATGCTGCTTGACCTGAGCTTTATGAGTCAGGCAGCCGAAGCGACCATGCATGTTCCCGGGTATTCTCGCTGGCTGGAGGCCCAGGACCATGGACGGGCTTACCAACATTTTCGCAAAGTGTTGAAGATTCTGTGCTGGCAGCGTCCGGGCAACCTATGGGTGCTGAAGACCCCGCACCACATGGAATACCTGGATGTTTTTCTGAAGACCTTTCCGGATGCGAGAATCATACAGACCCACCGCGATCCGCGAAAAACATTGCCTTCATTCTGCAGCATGGTCGCGCAAGGCCGCGCCATTTTCAGCGACCGCGTAGATCCGAAGGAAATTGCAAGGCACTGGTGCAGGAAAGCGCTCAGGATGATTGAATTGACTGAAGCGGTCCGGTCAGGGACGGACCCCGATCGATTCATGGACGTCTCATACCATGACTTGATGCAAGACCCCATCGCCCAACTTCGGAGAATCTATCGGTGGGTCGGGGTCAACTTTGACGATACGACGGCGCAGAAGGCAGAGAACTATATCGAGGCCAATCCGCAAAACCGTTTCGGCCGGCATTCCTATTGTCTGAGCGATTTCGGTCTAAGCGAGGAGATGATCGAAGAAAATTTCTCCGGCTATCGTGAGAAGTACACCATCCCGTTCGAATGAACAGACCGGATCTCGTTGATACAAGAATTCCGGCTGAAGGAGTCTACGCCGTGGAGAAAGAACCCCGACTCATCGGAGACAGCACGGCTTTCGGCGCGCTGGTCGCTGCAATCCGGGACCTCAGGCAGCCGAAGCACGCCGAAGTCAGCCCGGTGCCGGACGATGTACGGATCGACGGCAGGACCTGCCTGGTGACCGGCGCCAACAGCGGGCTGGGCAAAGCCGCCGCCGTTGAGCTTGCGCGGCGCGGCGGCAACATGATTCTGGCCTGCCGGCCCGGACATGGGGAAATCTGCGAAGAGGTCAGGAGGCGGTCGGGATCCGCGACCGTGGAAGTGATGGAGGTCGACCTCGCGGATCTTGGATCGGTGCATCGATTCTGCGATATCTTGGATTCACGCCGGATTCGCATTGACATTGCGCTGATGAATGCCGGACTGATGGCTCCCAGGGCCAGAAAATCCGCGCAGGGATACGAAATGATGTTTGCCGTGCATTTCCTTTCGTCGCGCGTCATGATCGACCGATGGATGCGGGACGGAGTGATGTGTCCGTCAAGCCGGCCCGGCGAGACTCCGCGGATCGTATTTGTTGCGTCCGAGGCTCACCGTTGCTCCCACGCTGTCGATTTCGATCGTCTGGGTGCATTCACGGACTACCGCAGGAAGGAAAGCTTCAAATACTACGGCATCAGCAAGCTGCTGTTGTGCATGTACGCGACCGAGCTCTCCCGTCGCCTGAACCCGGGCGACAGAGTCAAGGTGGCAGTGCACGCGATGTGCCCCGGAGGTGTGGCTTCAAACATTGCCAGGGACACGCCGGCACTGCTCAAACCGCTGGTCAACCCGCTCTTGCAGCACTTCCTGCAACCTCCGGAAGAGGCCGTGGGACCGGCGATTTACCTGTGCTGTGCCGAGGAAGCCGGCAACACCACGGGAATGTATCTCCACCTGATGCAACGGAAATCCGTTCTCCCGGCCGCATCCGATCCGGGAAACGGAGCCGGACTATGGGAAGCCAGTGAAAAGCTGGCGGCGGCATCGCGGGAATTCCTCCAAACCCCCTAAAGACATGCCCAGCACCCTTGCCAAGGCCGTCAGCCATCTTTGGCGCCTTTGTACCCCCAGGCCCCTGGCGGAAAGGGTAGACCTGTCCGGACGGAAGGTCATCGTCACCGGAGCCTCTCCTCGATCCATCGGTTACGAGACCGCAAGGATTCTTGCCGGCTGGGGTGCGCAGGTTGTTGCCACCAGCCTGAGGAACGTGGAATCCACGGAGAGCTGCCTGAAGAAAGACTTGCGGGGCATGAACGCCGACGAGAGCAAGATCACGGTCCACCCGCTTGATCTGAGCGATGCCGACAGCGTCGGTGGTTTTGCAGCTTGGTATCGACG
Proteins encoded:
- a CDS encoding sulfotransferase encodes the protein MTSTDYENPYRPFPIRLYNYLGRESRKLGLSGDLQAEVMVERARRKTGLADFGEGGHFEALAVLVKSINHEAGLTATGRLIQKFRLTGALVNRLRIQELLRTHPEIHDIELGRVILVTGLQRSGTTLLHRLLNSNPDIRGLSGAELLEPVPAGSMEGRGKIARRLRSILAQRAITYLSPRFMAVHPISYSEPEEDVMLLDLSFMSQAAEATMHVPGYSRWLEAQDHGRAYQHFRKVLKILCWQRPGNLWVLKTPHHMEYLDVFLKTFPDARIIQTHRDPRKTLPSFCSMVAQGRAIFSDRVDPKEIARHWCRKALRMIELTEAVRSGTDPDRFMDVSYHDLMQDPIAQLRRIYRWVGVNFDDTTAQKAENYIEANPQNRFGRHSYCLSDFGLSEEMIEENFSGYREKYTIPFE
- a CDS encoding SDR family NAD(P)-dependent oxidoreductase, with the translated sequence MEKEPRLIGDSTAFGALVAAIRDLRQPKHAEVSPVPDDVRIDGRTCLVTGANSGLGKAAAVELARRGGNMILACRPGHGEICEEVRRRSGSATVEVMEVDLADLGSVHRFCDILDSRRIRIDIALMNAGLMAPRARKSAQGYEMMFAVHFLSSRVMIDRWMRDGVMCPSSRPGETPRIVFVASEAHRCSHAVDFDRLGAFTDYRRKESFKYYGISKLLLCMYATELSRRLNPGDRVKVAVHAMCPGGVASNIARDTPALLKPLVNPLLQHFLQPPEEAVGPAIYLCCAEEAGNTTGMYLHLMQRKSVLPAASDPGNGAGLWEASEKLAAASREFLQTP